A section of the Malus sylvestris chromosome 17, drMalSylv7.2, whole genome shotgun sequence genome encodes:
- the LOC126611670 gene encoding V-type proton ATPase subunit d2-like, whose translation MYGFEAMTFNIHGGYLEAIVRGHRSGLLTAADYNNLCQCETLDDIKMHLSATEYGPYLQNEPSPLHTTTIVEKCTLKLVDEYKHMLCQATEPLSTFLEYITYGHMIDNVVLIVTGTLHERDVQELLEKCHPLGMFDSIATLAVAQNMRELYRLVLVDTPLAPYFSECITSDDLDDMNIEIMRNTLYKAYLEDFYRFCQKLGGATAEIMSDLLAFEADRRAVNITINSIGTELTRDDRRKLYSSFGLLYPYGHEELAVCEDIDQVRGCMEKYPPYQSIFSKLSYGESQLLDKAFYEEEVKRLCLAFEQQFHYGVFFAYMRLREQEIRNLMWISECVAQNQKSRVHDSVVFIF comes from the exons ATGTACGGCTTCGAAGCGATGACCTTCAACATTCACGGCGGGTACTTGGAGGCCATAGTGCGGGGACACCGCTCCGGCCTCCTCACGGCCGCCGATTACAACAATTTGTGCCAGTGCGAGACCCTCGATGATATCAAGATGCACCTTTCTGCCACTGAGTACGGCCCCTACCTCCAAAACG AACCTTCCCCGTTGCATACAACTACAATTGTGGAGAAGTGCACTCTTAAATTGGTTGATGAGTATAAGCACATGCTATGCCAAGCTACAGAACCTTTGTCAACCTTTTTGGAGTATATTAC ATATGGTCACATGATAGACAATGTTGTCCTGATTGTTACTGGAACCTTGCATGAGAGAGATGTTCAGGAACTGTTGGAAAAATGCCACCCCTTGGGCATGTTTGACAG CATTGCCACCCTGGCGGTTGCACAGAATATGCGGGAGCTTTACAGATTGGTGCTTGTTGACACACCGCTTGCTCCCTACTTTTCTGAATGTATTACATCCGAT GACCTGGATGACATGAACATTGAAATAATGAGGAACACTCTTTACAAGGCATATCTTGAAGACTTTTACAGGTTTTGTCAG AAACTAGGTGGTGCCACAGCAGAGATTATGTCTGACTTACTTGCTTTTGAGGCTGACAGAAGGGCTGTCAATATTACAATAAACAG TATCGGAACTGAGCTTACTCGAGACGATCGCAGGAAGTTGTACTCTAGCTTTGGTTTACT CTATCCCTATGGCCACGAGGAACTTGCTGTTTGTGAGGACATTGATCAG GTCCGTGGTTGCATGGAAAAATATCCTCCTTATCAGTCTATTTTTTCAAAGCTATCCTATGGCGAGAGCCAGCTGCTTGACAAGGCATTTTATGAAGAGGAGGTGAAAAGGCTTTGCCTGGCATTTGAGCAACAG TTCCATTACGGTGTTTTCTTTGCATACATGAGGTTGAGGGAGCAGGAGATTAGAAATCTGATGTGGATATCGGAGTGTGTGGCTCAGAACCAGAAGTCCCGAGTTCACGACAGCGTGGTCTTCATATTTTAG